One Lepus europaeus isolate LE1 chromosome 4, mLepTim1.pri, whole genome shotgun sequence genomic window, ggcactgatcctgtcccggttgcccctcttccaggccagctctctgctgtggcccgggagtgcagtggaggatggcccaagtgcttgggccctgcaccccatgggagaccaggagaagcacctggctcctgccatcggatcagcgcggtgcgccggccgcagcgcgcctaccgcggcggccattggagggtgaaccaacggcaaaaggaagacctttctctctgtctctctctcactgtccactctgcctgtcaaaaaaataaataaataaataacagacatGTCTTCTCCCACAATTCTAGAGACCAGCATTTTGAAATCAAAGGGTAGGCAGATTAGTTCCTTCTGAAGGCTCTGGAGGGAAATCTATTCAATGCCTCTCTCCTGATCTTCTGATGGCTCCTAGCTTGTAGGTGCATCATTCCAATCCCCAAGTCCATCTTTACATTTTGTactctgtttcctttcctctttcttcaaAGGAAACCAGTTATTGGATTTAGTGTCTATGCAAATCCAGTAGGATCTCATCTATCCAaagactcttttctttttttcttttcttttcttttttttatttgacaggtagagttatagatagtgtgagagagagacagagaaaggtcttccctccgctggttcactccccaaatggccgccactgctggctcgctgcaccgatccgaagccagaagccaggttgCCTCCCcatggcctcccatgcaggtgcaggaacccaagcacctgggccatcctccactgccctccagggccacagcagatagctggactggaagaggagcacccaggactagaaaccggcgcccacatgggatgccagcgccgcaggcagaggattaaccaaatgagccatagCGCCTGCCCCAAGACTCTTTTCCAAAATAAGTTCACATGTTGAGGTTCTAggcatgaaattttgaagacacTGCTGAAGCTATTAAGAAATCAGATGAAAATGATCATTTAAGGTACATTTCTATCATTAAATAAagatcctgctgcaccacatatAAATCATCAAGGAACCAACTACTGGAATTCATATCTgatttaattaacattttttattgaTACCCTTCAATGACAGATTATAAAAGTCAGCAAAAAAATTCATCAGATTCAATATACAACCAAAGGATAGTTTTCTATGAATAAAAATGTACTCTGATGTTGGATTTAGAAGACAaacttggggctagtgctgtggcatagcaggtaaagctgtcacctgtgatagtagcatcccatgtggatgccagttcgagtccctgctgctccacttctgacgcaggttcctgctaaagcacctgggaaagcagtgaaagatggccctagtgcttggctcctgaatccatgtgagaaacccagaaaaagtttcaggctcctggcttcagcttggccaagcctcagccattgtggccatttagggagtgaaccagggaatggaagatttctctttctctctctgtaactttgactttcaaataaataaataaatctttaaaaaagacaaaattttaaggaaactgtatcagtcagcttttcactactacaacaaaatacctgaggccaaATTATATTCAGTGTATAGCAGAAACTATAACAAACTTgttcaaagaattaaataaaatatgacaattaaaataaatagtaaatcttaATCAACAGAAacattaaaagtcaaaattctaGAGTTGAAAAGTacaattgaaatgaaaatttcactaAATAAGCTCAACAGAAAAATCAAGACAGTGGAAGAATCAGCAATTTTGAAGATAGATCACTAGAATTCGAAGAATGGAGgtaaaaaagattaaagaaaaaaatgaacatttggtATTTGGTGAATAATGGCAAGTATTACAACACATGTTCATGGGAATAccagagaagagaaagacaaaaagtagaaaaatattagGAGAAATAATGACTGAAATTGGGTCATGTAAGCCTTCAaactttgttgtttttattggctattattattttgattttaaatatgaATTCTTGACTACCTTATTGATTAAGAAAACACATGCTGGGTTTTAGATAGGAGCTGTATTGAATGTATAAATCAATTTTGGGAAAACTGACGACTTAAAATACTGAATCTTCCAATTTGCAAACATTGGACATATCTCCACTTCTTTAGGTCTTTGATTGTTGGGGagcaatattttgtaattttcagtatACAGTTCTGCATTTGGGTTAATTTATTcctgaatattttattctttttcttaaaggtttatatatttagttgaaagaactacagagagagagatagagaggtcttccctccaccaagtcactccccagatgaacacaacagccaaagccaggagccaggagcttcttctgggcctcccaaatggatggcaggggcacaatcattcaggccatcttctgctgctctttccaggttattagcagggagctggtttggaagtggagcagccaggacatgaaccctgtctgggatgtcagcattgcctgctgcagctttacctactatgccacaacactaactcctactttattctttttgataatattgtgaaattattttaatttcatttataattgTTCCTATATTGACTTTTGTATTCTTATTTTCATGCCTTATTGTGCCAGCTGGAACCTCTTCTCCAATCTTGAATAGAAGCGGTGAGTGTGGAAATCCTTGCCTTGTATCCAGTTTTAAGGAGACAGCATTCAGTTGTTCATTTTTAATCACATTGATAGTTGTAGGTTTCTGTAGCTTCCAAGTTAAGGAAGTTAATTAATCCTATTCTTACTTTATTGAGAGCTTCATCATAGCTGTTTGATTTTATCAGATGCCTTTtccacatctattgagatgatcaaatgtctttctcctttattttatgGATAAGATCTTTTATTTACCACATTTGACAACAGATAATTAGCAACAGAATTGGGGTTGGTCTTTGAGAGATACATTACTTGCAAAAATCGTTTACTTCAAGGTTCACCTATTGCTTTTAGTCAGGATGCCATTTGGAAAGCCAAACgttaattcagattttttttttcttagtgattGTTGACAAAAATACACATGGAGAGAGCTCACAGTAGTTCCCAGTACACTATGGCAGTCCTTATTTAGTCTTTCAACGTGATTTACTGGATGTTTTCTCTATGTGAGGCTCCGTGGTTAGCCTTGGTGGTTCAACAATgcacaaaacacaaacaattCTGCCCGTTAGGAGTTCACAGTCAGGTGGCAGAGGCAGAGTAGTACACCAATCTATGACAGATTTGTGGTAAGCCAAGTGATGGATGAGCACAAAAAAAGGAGATGTGACCTAAGTCAGAGGAGGCTTCTCTGAGTAAGTACTGGATGAGCTGCCATTTGAAAGATGAGTGGAGGAGTTAAtgagacagaaagggaggaagagcatTCTGGGTATGTTCAGAGGTCCTTACAGTAGCAAGGGAACCGCTGAGGGCATGGGTATTGACAAGTTTTGTCAAGGATTTTGGACCTTTATCAACTGGTCAGTGGGGAGTCATAGAAGGGGAAACAGGTGTGACAGAACTAGATTCGTATTTCATTGCTGGCAGCTGTAGTGGGACAGGATGAAACGCACAGACTATTTACAGGGGTGTGGCTGCATCCACGAGGCCGATAACCGACGCTTGGAACATGGTAATGGTGGTGGAGACTCATAGAAGTGGATGGATTTGGGATGTATTTTGGAAGTAGGGTCCACAGGCCCCGGTGATCAGCTGTCTCACAAAGTCGCATCCACTAATAGGATTATCGATAAGCCGCACAATCTCCTCCGTGCTCCCGCGTTAAAGATCCAAAGGCACGGGCAGCTCTCAGGGCCGATGGCCCCACAAAGCGCAGGCGCAAGGCCCATTTCCCCCAGCTCAGTTTAAGAGGCTCCTGATTTCACCCCTGGACGTCGTGGCTGGAACCGCACTGTTTCCTGGGCAACGCCATTGTCGGGCGCTCCGGGCGGGGGAGGGGTAACTAGGACAACGCCCGGAAGAGAActcaggaagagagggagagtcaggggGAAAATAGGCAACAAGTGCCGCTGGCCCGATGGTCACGGGTGATTCGAGGACTCGGCACGCGGCGAGAGCGGAAGGCGGGAGGGGCCGAAGAACGCGCCTGTGATTGGTGGGCTGGGGGCACCAGGACGATGGGGATTGGGCGAGTCTGAGCCGAGGGCTGCATTTTTGAACCGCGTAGGGTTCTGGGTAGCAAAGGTCTTGGAAGAGTCTTAACcgaaagggggagggggcgggacgcCAACAAACGGCTGAGCTCATAAtctgggctgggactggacccgggccccctcccccccatggagagggccaggccggagccgcCGCCTCAGCCGCGCCAACTGCCGAGGGCGACACCGCCGTGCCCGTTGCGCCTGGCTCCGCCCTCGCTGTCGGTCGAGGGCGCCTCCTTTCGAGCAGCGGCCGCCGAGCCCCCTCCGTCGCCGCCTGTCCCGTGCGCGGCCGCCATTGCGACCGTGGCCTCGTCGTGCGGGGACGCCCCGGCGTCGGGCGTACCGCCCGCGGCACGGCGGCTGCTACAAGTGAAGCAGGAGCAGGTGTTGCTGCTGCCTCAGTCCCCGGACGAGGGCGCCATAGCCTCCCCGGGGCAGGCGCGGCTGTTGCAGCTGAGGCCTGAGCTcttgctgctgccgccgctgccgcccaCCCCCGAGGGCGGTCCCTGCAGGCCCGAGTTGCACCCAgtgcagccccggctgctgcaggtCAAGGCCGAGAAGCCAGAGCCGGGGCCCAGCTTGGACCTGTCGCTGGCACCTCGGAGGGCCGTCGAGGCGGGTCCTAGAGCCTGCAGGACGGCCAAAGGGGAGGGCCCTGGGCCGGCCCCCGACGGCAGCCGAGGGAATGGCAAGGGCGAGATGGAGCCGGAGGAGGTCTTGAGGGATGCGGTGAAAGGCGGGGATGGCAAAAGCCTGCCGGCCTTGGGAGAAGGAGTCATCAAAACGGAGGAGCCGGAGAGATTCCACGAGGACTGCAGTCTCGGCCCGGAAGGCGCGCCCAATGGCCTGGGCCATGACAGCAAGGAAATGATCCTGACCCAGACGTCCAGCGCCTTTGGGCCGCACCAGCAAGACCTCAGGATCCCCTTGACTCTCCACGCCGTCCCTCCCGGGGCGCGGATCCAGTTTCAGGGACCTCCAGCTTCAGATCTGATACGGTTGACCAAGGTCCCCCTGACACCAGTGCCTATTAAAATGCAGTCCTTACTGGAGCCTTCTgtaaaaattgaaaccaaagatGTCCCGCTCACCGTGCTTCCCTCAGACGCAGGTACAGACGGCAGGGGATTCTGGTTTTCAAAACTTCGTCCGTGTTGCCCCAATAGCTGCCTTGTCAGCAGTTCCGAAGCCTAAACTAGAAAAGTAAACTCATGGAACTGATTCTTTTCAGGGCCAAGTCTGCACAGGTATCACTTCTGATTGACTTGTATGTATACAGTAAAATACCAATATTCCCAGACATTCCCAGTCAGTGGTGAGATTTAGAAATAGTCTTGTGAGACCACAGAAAGCCTTCAGTTTCTGTGCTACAAACCAACATCAACAATATCATAATAGCTCCATGCTTAACTTGTATCTTAGAAACAGTGGtgtttaaatgaaaatgtttaaacaAGCTTACATTGATGATAgaggttgtttttaaaaaagaacattaatTTTTCAGGAGAGAATATGTTATTAAATGTAAAGCTTTAGAATTTAGTTTTCTAAAAGCTAAGgacttaaaatgaaaatactataagctagaaaatttgttttttgaagaaatgtctaTAGTTAGAACAGTAGCAACCAAAAATAGGTGTTTTATTTCTACCAGCATTTCCaaaatcttattttaagatttagttcAGACGGAAATGCACCAGTGTGTATCTTGGAAGGTTATGCTAATCCTtagttcatatttttattaacttttatgtttatttttgtttattttcttccatccCTCCCCTTTGTAGTTTTAagcctttgttttcattttctaaaggAACAAACAACTGaggattttacatattttattctttgcattttttgcttatttttttacatCACTTATCTCTAAATTAAGTTTATAGACAGTTCTTGTAGGAGCTACAAAAGATCGGTGAATTTATCTTTAATATAATTTCAAATGGCTCTGTGACTCTAAAAAAGTCACTTTTAttacttttctcttgtttttctccCTGGACATGAGACTAGTGTTGATGAGTCACTTTGGCAGGAACTTCACCTTCACAATAAAATACAACTCATACAGtagtattataaatatttttgcttgAAAGGACACAATAGCATGTAAATAAGTTCCTCTAAATATTTATGAAGCACATATGTAGTGATAGGATTATGGCTATGAATAAGTCATAGTTTCTGCCGCTTGACGGACTGTTTTTCATGGGGAAAAAATTCAGATGTTATTTGCTGTTAGAAGTATTGGCAAAGCTCAAAGAAATAATGTCAAGAATCTATTGCTTTAATGTTATTTCCACAATATCTTCAATAATATCCTCTTTGAGAAAAAGGACAGTAATTCTAAGCTACAGTTTAGAATGCTAAGTTCAGAGGTTATAAGGCACTTTGGATTATTGGCAGTTTTTTGGCTATATTGAGGTACATGTTTCCTccagatattaaaaaaattaagaagtataGATGGAGGTGCACTTCACTTTAAcattgtttgtgtgtgtatgtatgtttgtacgTGGCACATTAATTTAGTCTCTTAATTTTTGTCGTGTAGGAATACCAGATACTCCCTTCAGTAAGGACAGAAATGGTCATGTGAAGCGACCTATGAATGCATTTATGGTTTGGGCAAGGATTCACCGGCCAGCACTAGCCAAAGCTAACCCAGCAGCCAACAATGCAGAAATCAGTGTCCAGCTCGGGTTAGAGTGGAACAAACTTAGTGAAGAACAAAAGAAACCCTATTATGATGAagcacaaaagattaaagaaaagcACAGAGAGGAGTTTCCTGGtaatcaaatgaaatgaacaaaacatctttctaatttctttcaaattaatttatttagatAAAGATTAGATTAGGTTGAGAGTgaaagaaatgtaattttttttctaatctatgtgttataaagaaaataatggtTACATTGGTTAACATTATATTAATACTTGAAATGATATTGAGCATAAGTTTCTGTAAGTTTCTAAGTAGGAGGATACCTGGTCTCATATTTACCAACTAATGCAAACCAGGGGACAAATAGTTTTATTATGATTTTGGTTAAATACATATAGAGATAATAGACCTAAGTTTCATGAAGATAAACAGGGTTCTAGGCTATAATTTTGCTGATATATTTGCAGATATATAGGTGTTTTTGCAAATATACTTAAAatcatagaaacaaaaaaagtctATTTGCATGATCCAAGATAATGAGAATGCAGGGATTACACCATGTTCCATTTTACCAGGACATTCTTTATTTCCATCATGGTATAGTTTGAAGCGAGTCTGATTTCTCCCCAGGAATAAAACATTGACATTAAGCTTCAGAAAATGCACAGTGTCTGCCCCACATGACTATGCATGGTGGGtaaagaattgtttttttttttttctaaaatatgagcAGAGAGATTCTTGGAGGTAAAATCAGAGGCAGCAACAGTGGGGAACCAGTGATACTTTGCTTATACAGTGGCTACAACTGCCATTAACTCCATTCTTCTGACTGTAGGAGGAAATGGAGTTTACTTGGACATTGCCAAGCCTAAGAGGGTGACTCTTCCTGAACTTGGTATAAGAATAGGGATTGCTCATCAGTGACTATGTCATTGTGAGAAACAGACAGTTGTATAAAGTGAGGATACAGGAAGAGATGAATCATGTGAAACTGGGACATTGTTTTATAGGTAGAGGACAGACTTTGGATTTATTCTCAATAACTTTATTACACAATTCCAATATAGATACAATTTATGTAATTGGTTATAAGGCATTTGACTTCACTCTTCAATTATGGTTTACAACATTTGCTATTAGGAACTGTATGGATATGTGTAATAAAATGCACAATAGAGGAGTCATTCATATACGTAGTTCCATAGAACTTGAAAAGATACTTtagatcataatttttttgaagatttatttatttgaaaggcagagttacagagagagagggagagagagaggtcttccatccactggttcactccccagatggccacacagctggagctgggctgatttgaagccaggagccaggagcttcttccgggtttcccacgtgggtgcagggacccaaggatttggggcatcctctgctgcctaacccggccacagcagagtggtattggaagtggagcagcctggactcgaatgagtgcccatataggatgcaggaactgcaggtggcagcttcacctgctatgccacagcatcagcccctagatcataatttaaaaaaacaaaaaaccaaaaaactttgAAGTGCTTTGCATTATAATGTGAGAAGCATCTCAAAGCTAAaccatttatatattcatattcaaaatagtttcttttcttctatagGTTGGGTTTATCAACCTCGTCCAGGGAAGCGAAAACGCTTCCCTCTAAGTGTTTCCAGTGTGTTTTCTGGTACCACACAGAATATCATCTCTACAAATCCTACAACAATTTATCCTTATCGCTCACCTACCTACTCTGTGGTAATACCCAGCCTACAGAACCCCATCACTCATCCAGTTGGTGAGTTGGCTTTATTGTcaattactgttttttaaaaggtacatgaaaattcttttctgttaaaattaataatttataaagcAGTATTACAAATCAAAAGGAAGAAATTGAGAACATTAATAGTAAGGAAAAATCTCATTATCTGCCTAATCTATGGGGTAATTCAGTAGGAAACAGGAGAGTCTTTTTACTATCAGCATAAAAAATTGCCCTACTAATGGGGTGTGATATTGCTGTGTtaggataattttcttttttttaaaaaattttttattttttttgacaggcagagtggctagtgagagagagacagagagaagggtcttccttttgccgttggttcaccctccaatggccgctgcggccggcacaccgcgctgatctgaagccaggagccaggtgcttctcctggtctcccatgcggatgcagggcccaaggacttgggccatcctccactgccttcccgggccatagcagagagctggcctggaagaggggcaaccgggatagaatccggtgccccaactgggactagaacctggtgtgccggcgccgcaaggcggaggattagcctgttaagccacggcgccggccaggataaTTTTCTCATTGCTCAAGAAAAGCAATGGGAGTAGTCTATTTTCTGCCAAATACCTGTTTGGTTTATTATATTGTCTCTCCCTAAATTCTCATCTATTATCAGTATTTTACAATTCTTGTCAATTTTAAGAATCCAAAATTGAGAACCTGTTAATCTTAATGACTTGTCATGGGACTACCCATTGTTAGTTTGTTCTTCTAGAACCTGTTTTAACCATCTTTGAGGGAGTGTTTTGTACATTCACTATTTGCTATTACCTATGTGTCTTAAAGCTCCTTAAGACAAAACTACCTAAGTCTGCTCTTCCAGCTTCTATCTCCTCAGATTCTTCTGTTAACAAAACTACTATAAACTGAGAGATTTAGGTATCTTGGAAATTGACTTATTAGAATCTTATGTATTTGCACCgttttttaaaactatcatttTAGAAATCCATAGCAACAAAGTTACATTCAAGATGTCTGAGCTAAGAAAGCTGATCCAATAGCTCTGTTTTTTGCCAGGACAGTTAGGCATTCTCACATGTCACTGCTTCATAGTATCTCCTTTAATCCTATATTCAGTGTAGGCTTGATAATGTCTTTGTCCACTTTATCTTGTTTTTTCTAGTGTATTATATGTGATTCTGTTTTCAtaatgtgtgtttctctctctgtccttttttgTTCCTCAAGACCTAACTTACATGTACTTCAATCTACTGTTAAATactgtgagtttttttttcttcccaggaaTAGATTTATCAGTGTACTTAGTTGAAACaattgatattttatataatattttaattttatgccaTTCTGAGATATAAGAAGGCTAAAACAAAGATTTTCTTCTAATATTGGTagtattcttttttataattaagatagatttattttattttttatttttttatttttgacaggcagagtggacagtgagagagagacagagagaaaggtcttccttttgccgttggttcaccctccaatggccgccacggtaggcgcgctgcggccggcgcaccacgctgatccgatggcaggagccaggtacttatcctggtctcccatggtgtgcaggacccaaggacttgggccatcctccactgcactccctggccacagcagagagctggcctggaagaggggcaaccgggacaggattggcgccccgaccgggactagaacccggtgtgccggcgccgcaaggcggaggattagcctgatttattttattttttaaaatttatttgacaggtagagttatagacagtgtgagagagagacagagagaaaggtcttccctccgctggttcactccctaaatggccgccacggccagcgctgcacctatccgaagccaggagccaggaacttcttcctggtctcccatgcgggtgcagggacccaagcacctgggccatcctccactgccctccagggccacagcagagagctggactggaagaggagcaactgggactagaattcagcgcccatatgggatgctggcgccacaggtggaggattaaccaagtgagccatggcgccagctctctcctatggcctcggaaagcagtggaggatgtcccaagtgcttgggcccctgtacctacttggagacccagaagaaggtcctggctcctagcttcagatcagcccaggtctggccactgcaaccatttagggagtgaaccagcagatggaagacttctctctcactctctctacctctacctctctgtaactctgcctttcaaataaataaaccttaaaaaaaaaggataatgttCTCTGTTTATCAAATGAGATCCaagaaatgaattctttttttttttttttttttttgacaggcagagtggatagtgagagagagagacagagagaaaggtcttcctttttgccgttggttcaccctccaatggctgctgcggctggtgcattgagctgatccgaagccaggagccaggtgcttctcctggtctcccatgcaggtgcagggcccaaggacttgggccatcctccactgccttcccgggtcatagcagagagctggcctggaagaggggcaaccgagatagaatccggtgcctcaaccgggactagaacccggtgtgctggcgctgcaaggcggaggattagcctgttaagccatggtgccggcctgccTCAGAAATGAATTCTTATTTATACTAGATATCACCAGATGTAAGGGACattgtcggggggggggggtgtggggtggggcggCGGGGAGCCAAACATGATCTTGTCTTAAATTTGACTACTGTTGTGTTTGGCTCAGAATTACATCCTATAATTCTATCACACTTAAATACAGCATCATGGATATAAGAAtactatctctctttttttccagtAATCTTTGTGCATTGGTATGATATTGTATAGATTTCACCAACTTTTGAAGTATGGAAATAGACTCACCAAGCTAGAGCTCTCAAGGTCACCACTTCCAGTAGCTGGAAGTTACGcttacttttcaaaaaatgtgtCAGAGGCCATTcagatattaataataattaattaataataattaatttctCAGTTCTACCTTTGAGTTTTTCCCTATAATTCTTAGGTGAATGCCAAAGATCCATTTGTATTCAGtctgccattttggacattttatGAATTTGTCATTATACTGTAGTTGATCTTGTATTCTTAAACTGTCTACTATGGAAATTAGGGTTCAGAAATCTTAAGGTCTTTTTTACTAGGAAGAAGTTTAATGAGTCTATTTTCAGTTGTCTTTCATGCTGTAACGACTAATTCCactgattttcttctttctgcagAAGTGTTTAGAGAGCCAGTTAGCACTGATTTTGAGGCCTCTGAGCTATGGCTCCATCCTTTTCCTTTAGgctgcctgattttttttttaaagattatttatttgaaaggcagaattacataaaagagagagaaagagaaagtgaaagaaagagattttccatcctctggttcactccccagatggccacaatgtccagggttaggccaggccaaagccaggagcctggaactccatgtgagtctccattgtgggtgacagggacccaagtacttgggccatcttccactgctttctcatgtacgttagcaaggagctggatttgaagtggagcagccaggactggaacctgtgctcatatgggaagctggcatcacaggtagcagcttaactccctgcaccacaatgctgacccctgcaCAAACTCAATAAATTCTATTTGATTTGGCCAATTAGCCATAGAAACTCTCTGATTTGAGCCACATTTTTCCTTCAGTGTTTTTAGCATTATCATGTAACTTAACCTTCATTTTTCtatgacatttttgtttgttatccATATCAGTTTTTTCCCTAACCAATATCTATTTTCTGAAAGTTGAGTAATCCCATGgtgattttttatcttttattattaatcagaatcttaaatttaaatatgTTGTGATTACTACTGCATTATATTTTACACAGTTGATTTATAGGTTTTTCTAGTAGTCTTTCTTCATTATTTGGCTCTTAATCTTATTTTACTGTGAATCATATTAACCCTACTTATCCTAGTAAGCAATTATTTATGCTTAACTTGATATTCCCAGCACATTTTCATCCCATTAAGATATTCAATCAATCTATTTGAAATCTGACAGTCTAATTGGGTTTTCTCCCTTGTTTTGGTAAATTTTTCTGTCTCACATGTCTTCCGTGTAAATCCATATGTCTCATTAGCAGTCCTGCCTACTGTTCACTCTACTACTTGATGTATATTAAGTCCCTGTTTTAAGCCAAATTCTGTGCCAGtgacaaagaataaaaatatttatataatttctgcCATTAAAGAGTTCTTGGGTAGCTGTAGAAAGGACAGACA contains:
- the SOX30 gene encoding transcription factor SOX-30 isoform X1, with protein sequence MERARPEPPPQPRQLPRATPPCPLRLAPPSLSVEGASFRAAAAEPPPSPPVPCAAAIATVASSCGDAPASGVPPAARRLLQVKQEQVLLLPQSPDEGAIASPGQARLLQLRPELLLLPPLPPTPEGGPCRPELHPVQPRLLQVKAEKPEPGPSLDLSLAPRRAVEAGPRACRTAKGEGPGPAPDGSRGNGKGEMEPEEVLRDAVKGGDGKSLPALGEGVIKTEEPERFHEDCSLGPEGAPNGLGHDSKEMILTQTSSAFGPHQQDLRIPLTLHAVPPGARIQFQGPPASDLIRLTKVPLTPVPIKMQSLLEPSVKIETKDVPLTVLPSDAGIPDTPFSKDRNGHVKRPMNAFMVWARIHRPALAKANPAANNAEISVQLGLEWNKLSEEQKKPYYDEAQKIKEKHREEFPGWVYQPRPGKRKRFPLSVSSVFSGTTQNIISTNPTTIYPYRSPTYSVVIPSLQNPITHPVGEAPPAIQLPTPPVQRPSPITLFQPSVSSAAQVAVQAPSLPLRPALPPQHFAGPSQTDTHRLHSGASRSVKRPTPVSLENTSRIPTTPSTAHARFAPSTIQPPKEYSSISSCPRSAPIPQAPPIPHPHVYQPPPLGHPATLFGTPPRFSFHHPYFLPGPHYFPSSTCPYSRPPFGYGNFPSSMPECLGYYEDRYQKHEAMFSALNRDYPFRDYPDERTHSEDSQNCESMDGTSYYNSHSHSGEEYLNPMPQLDIGALENVFTAPTSTPSSIQQVNVTDSDEEEEEKVLRNL
- the SOX30 gene encoding transcription factor SOX-30 isoform X2, which gives rise to MERARPEPPPQPRQLPRATPPCPLRLAPPSLSVEGASFRAAAAEPPPSPPVPCAAAIATVASSCGDAPASGVPPAARRLLQVKQEQVLLLPQSPDEGAIASPGQARLLQLRPELLLLPPLPPTPEGGPCRPELHPVQPRLLQVKAEKPEPGPSLDLSLAPRRAVEAGPRACRTAKGEGPGPAPDGSRGNGKGEMEPEEVLRDAVKGGDGKSLPALGEGVIKTEEPERFHEDCSLGPEGAPNGLGHDSKEMILTQTSSAFGPHQQDLRIPLTLHAVPPGARIQFQGPPASDLIRLTKVPLTPVPIKMQSLLEPSVKIETKDVPLTVLPSDAGIPDTPFSKDRNGHVKRPMNAFMVWARIHRPALAKANPAANNAEISVQLGLEWNKLSEEQKKPYYDEAQKIKEKHREEFPGWVYQPRPGKRKRFPLSVSSVFSGTTQNIISTNPTTIYPYRSPTYSVVIPSLQNPITHPVARVLIVGLPLAMEIFQVQCQNALVIMKTGTKNMRLCFQL